A single region of the Marmota flaviventris isolate mMarFla1 chromosome 10, mMarFla1.hap1, whole genome shotgun sequence genome encodes:
- the Runx3 gene encoding runt-related transcription factor 3: MASNSIFDSFPTYSPTFVRDPSTSRRFTPPSTAFPCGGGGGGKMGENSGALSAQAAVGPGGRARPEVRSMVDVLADHAGELVRTDSPNFLCSVLPSHWRCNKTLPVAFKVVALGDVPDGTVVTVMAGNDENYSAELRNASAVMKNQVARFNDLRFVGRSGRGKSFTLTITVFTNPTQVATYHRAIKVTVDGPREPRRHRQKIEDQTKAFPDRFGDLERLRMRVTPSTPSPRGSLTTTTHFGSQGQTPIQGTSELTPFSDPRQFDRSFSALPPLSESRFPDPRMHYPGAMSAAFPYSAAPSGSSLGGLGVAGMPAASRFHHTYLPPPYPGAPQSQSGPFPANAAPYHLYYGASSGSYQFSMVAGERSPTRMLASCPSGAAPAGNLMNPSLGGQGDGVEADGSHSNSPTALSTPGRMDEAVWRPY; this comes from the exons ACCCGAGCACCAGCCGCCGCTTCACACCTCCCTCCACGGCCTTCccctgcggcggcggcggcggcggcaagATGGGCGAGAACAGCGGCGCGCTGAGCGCGCAGGCGGCCGTGGGGCCCGGCGGGCGCGCCCGGCCCGAAGTGCGCTCGATGGTGGACGTGCTGGCGGACCACGCGGGAGAGCTCGTGCGCACCGACAGCCCCAACTTCCTCTGCTCCGTCCTGCCCTCTCACTGGCGCTGCAACAAGACGCTGCCGGTCGCCTTCAAG GTGGTGGCACTGGGAGATGTGCCGGACGGAACCGTGGTGACCGTGATGGCCGGCAACGACGAGAACTACTCTGCTGAGCTGCGCAATGCCTCGGCGGTCATGAAGAACCAGGTGGCCAGATTCAACGACCTTCGCTTTGTGGGCCGCAGTGGACGAG GAAAGAGTTTCACCCTGACCATCACTGTGTTCACCAACCCCACCCAAGTGGCCACCTACCACCGAGCCATCAAGGTCACCGTGGATGGACCCCGCGAGCCCAGAC GGCACCGACAGAAGATAGAAGACCAGACCAAGGCGTTCCCTGACCGCTTTGGGGACCTGGAGCGGCTGCGCATGCGGGTGACACCGAGCACACCCAGCCCCCGAGGCTCACTCACCACCACAACCCACTTCGGCAGCCAAGGCCAGACCCCCATCCAAG GCACCTCGGAGCTGACCCCCTTCTCCGACCCGCGCCAGTTCGACCGCTCCTTCTCAGCGCTGCCGCCGCTCTCGGAGAGCCGCTTCCCCGACCCCCGGATGCACTACCCCGGGGCCATGTCGGCCGCCTTCCCCTACAGCGCCGCGCCCTCGGGCTCCAGCCTGGGCGGCCTCGGCGTGGCGGGCATGCCGGCCGCCAGCCGCTTCCACCACACCTACCTCCCGCCGCCCTACCCCGGGGCGCCGCAGAGCCAGAGCGGCCCCTTCCCGGCCAACGCGGCGCCCTACCACCTCTACTACGGCGCCTCCTCGGGCTCCTACCAGTTCTCCATGGTGGCGGGCGAGCGCTCGCCCACGCGCATGCTGGCCTCCTGCCCCAGCGGCGCCGCGCCCGCCGGCAACCTCATGAACCCCAGCTTGGGCGGCCAGGGCGACGGCGTGGAGGCCGACGGCAGCCACAGCAACTCGCCCACCGCCCTCAGCACGCCGGGCCGCATGGACGAGGCCGTGTGGCGGCCCTACTGA